The Salvelinus namaycush isolate Seneca chromosome 19, SaNama_1.0, whole genome shotgun sequence DNA window ATACTGTCCTGTGTAATACTGTCCTGTGTAATACTGGCCTGTGTAATACTGGCCTGTGTAATACTGTCCTGTGTACGACTGTCCTGTGTAATACTGGCCTGTGTAATACTGTCCTGTGTAATACTGGCCTGTGTAATACTGTCCTGTGTACGACTGTCCTGTGTAATACTGGCCTGTGTAATACTGTCCTGTGTAATACTGGCCTGTGTAATACTGTCCTGTGTAATACTGTCCTGTGTAATACTGTCCTGTGTAATACTGTCCTGTGTACGACTGTCCTGTGTAATACTGTCCTGTGTACGACTGTCCTGTGTAATACTGTCCTGTGTAATACTGTCCTGTGTACGAATGTCCTGTGTAATACTGTCCTGTGTAATACTGTCCTGTGTACGACTGTCCTGTGTAATACTGTCCTGTGTAATACTGTCCTGTGTACGACTGTCCTGTGTAATACTGGCCTGTGTACGACTGTCCTGTGTAATACTGTCCTGTGTAATACTGGCCTGTGTAATACTGTCCTGTGTACGACTGTCCTGTGTAATACTGTCCTGTGTACGACTGGCCAGTTTAAGACTGGCCTGTTAAcgactggcttttttatgactGGCCTGTTTATGACTGGCCTGTTTAAGACTGGCCTGTGTACGTCTGGCCTGTGTACGTCTGGCCTGTGTACGACTGGCCAGTTTAAGACTGGCCTGTTAACGACTGGCTTTTTTACGACTGGCCTGTTTACAACTGGCCTGTTTAAGACTGGCCTGTGTATGTCTGGCCTCTGTACGACTTGCCTGTGTACGACTGGCCTGTATACGACTGACCTGTGTACGACTGACCTGTGTACGACTGGCCTGTGTACGACTGGCCTGTGTAAGACTGGCCTGTGTACTTCTGGCCTGTGTAAGACTGGCCTGTGTACTTCTGGCCTGTGTAAGACTGGCCTGTGTACGACTGGCCTGTGTACGACTGGCCTGTGTACGACTGGCCTGTGTAAGACTGGCCTGTGTACTTCTGGCCTGTGTAAGACTGGCCTGTGTACTTCTGGCCTGTGTAAGACTGGCCTGTGTACGAATGACCTGTGTACGACTGGCCTGTGAATGACTGGTCTGTGTACGTCTGGCCTGTGTGTTCCATCACCATACCATTTACCATCCTGACATGAACAAAACACCCTTTTCCTCTATCGATAATGCATGGATTGCATAATCAATATCTCTTTCAAGGgttttcaattgacatttttaTGGATGGCTACTTCAGCTTGCTGAGTCAGTTACATTTGAATGGCCTGTTTGTCACCCACAGGGCttgggaaaacagagagagatttCTCCTCTTCCCTCGTGCTCTATATAGCACTTGTTTGAAATACAATCTGTCAGAATTTTTACACACATCATCCAGTTGATATATGTATGATAGTCAGCTGAATTTACTCATTTCAAACGCTATAGGGAATGTATTTGTGTTAGTAATCCACCCAAACAAAGGCCACTTTATATTTTAAAACCTGTGTGTTACCTATAAGTTGCGCAGCACAggtgggtgttgttgttgttgtttatattaACCTAATTAATCCCATCGGTCACAATAGTGACCGTAAAAAACGTtttcagttataaggctctaaacACGTTACTGAATgatgtatcaatgcatttccagcaaATATTGAAATAATAAAGGGTCTCAATGAAAGATGTGCAGTGTCACATGTTTAGTGTAAATTGTCACATGACCAGAGCTGTTTACTTCCTGGTTGCACCATGAGAAGAGGATGGCTGCATCAAAGCTCCCAAACAGAAGGTTAGTAAAGTATGTTAACATAAAGTTAGGACAAAGATTTTTTGTACACATCATCTTTAAGGTGTCTAGTATTGATATATGCATTTGCAATTACTCAACTTTGTTCAGTGTGGTCATAGaatgtgtaaacatgttgacggcAACAATAGTGACCGGCGGGATAACACAGTGCATCTAGGTATACACATACTGATACACATACATAGGTCTTGTTCTAACTAACTTTCTACTCTGTTCTTTCTTTGACTTTGAGTCAAGTTCTGGATATGTTGGATCTAGGTGACCACCCAGACAAGCCATGCAACATTGCAGTTATCCCTCAAAATGAGAAAGATGCTGTCCTCAGTGATTGTGATAGCGATGGGTCAGATATGGACTatgagggggagacaggccattTGCCAGCCAGGCTGTTGAATGCATATGCTGAACCTATGCAAACAGATCATGACAGGAACAACGTTATCAGTGATGATGACCTACCCCTCACAACCCCCACTCCCCCATCCACcacaaccccccctcccccaccaccCTCCACCGTTGATAATGAAGAGCCAACGGCCTCTACTCGCCAGAGGGTCCAGTCAGAAGAGCCAAGGGCAAAGCTGCAGGTCGTCAAAAATAAGGATCGAGTGTTCAAACGATCGAAGAGGCCTGCCACCGCTGTGATTCCAAAACACATTGTATACAGCCCAAATGCTGCAGAATGTGTAAAACAAAGCTGTCCCAACCCAATGGATGTTTTCCTACTAATGTATCCACCCACCCTAAGAGAGATCACCATTGAAATGTCCAACCTCTACTCCACCCAGACCAAGGACAAGCAACTGTATCTGAGTATGGATGAGCTCCTTACATTCTATGGGATCCTTATCACATCTGGGTACAGCTCTGTTCCAAGAAGACACATGTACTGGTCACTTGACAGTGATGTACACAATGAAAGCATTTCAGATTCAATGCGGAGAAATCGCTTTGATGAAATAATGGCCTCAGTTCATGTGGTTGACAACACAAAGATCACTGACGACCCATTTTTTAAGGTTAGGCCCATCTTCTCTGAGCTCAATCAGTCATACAAAGTCATGCCATTTCAGGAATGGCTGTCAGTGAATGAGAGCATGATCCGATACTATGGCCGACATGGATGTAAGCAATTCATTAGAGGTAAACCAATCCGTTTTGGTTACAAGCTATGGAGCCTTGCCTCATCCAGTGGTTACATGTATTACATGGAGCCATATGGTGGATCCCACACACTCCTCCCTGAGACTGGGCTGGGTCAGGGACCCAGTGTCGTTCTCGGTCTTGCAGAGCAATCTCAGGTGCCTCAAGGTTGCAAGTTCCTTCATGACAACCTCTTCACTTCGCTTGCACTCCTCGATGAAATGACAAAAAGAGGATATGGGAGCTCTGGAACGATGAGGCAGAATCGTCTGTTTGATGTCCCATTCAAGCCACAGAAGGACTTCATGAAGTTACCCCGGGGAACCTCTGAGGTTCTGACCCAAGGAGACAAGTTGCTGGTCCGTTGGAAAGACAATAACATTGTCACAGTGGCAACAAACATGGAGGAGAAATACAGTGAGACCTCTGTCAAAAGATGGAACAAGGAGCGACGTGCCTTTGACAAAGTCCCACAACCAAAATGCATCAACCGATACAATGAGCACATGGGTGGTGTTGACCTTCATGACCTACAGGTTTCAAGATACCATATCTCGATCAGGTCTAAGAAGTGGTGGTGGCCCATCTTTGCATGGTCTCTCAACAGTGCACTCGTAAACAGCCATTTCTTTTACAGAGACGTTATGGGAGGGACCATCGACCTGCTCACCTTCTCACGGATAGTGGCACAGTCTCTTATGCAAAAGTTTGGCACGAAACCACTGAGCCAAGGAAGGAGATCTTTACTGGCTGCTACTGTTGAAGATCAGGCAAGATATGACAAAGcttctcactggccaatcaacacGATGCACCGGTTCCAGAGATGTCGTCATTGTGACAAACGCACTACCTATGcatgtgaaaaatgcaaagtgCCACTGCACATTGAGTGCTTCAAGATATACCATGGACAGTAGAAAAGGAGATAGGAGTGAATGAAAAAGCCaataaaagaaaaatagaaaagtcGATAAAGGGTGAGGTGAAGCAGTACAACGGACTCTAGGAAAAAAAGAAAAGTAGACGAAAAAGACAACcaaaatgactgaaatgtttttGGAAAAAAAGGTAAATTAGGTCTGACTGATCACAGTTCAAAATAGTGATGCACAAACTAATCGTGCACTTGGTTCTGAAGCCTACCTCTATGATATATATTATTTTGTCCAGTGTAGGCTTCTACTTGAATGCATATTCTACAGGCTACCTCTATCCTAAATGTTACCTGTATGTTCAATGTGAATGAATAACACAACTGCTATACAGTTGTTAGTGAATGTTGCACTAAAATGTCACAATGACAATGTTACAATGAGTATTGCACTAAAGTACAAGTTCAAACGTTACAATAAAGTTACAATGTTAATGTTTCAATACatgttacaataaagtaacaatgttacaatgtatgttacaataaagtaacaatgttgAAATACGTCGATGGTTGTTGATTTTTGTCTTTGCTCTCAGTATTCGTATCGGTGTTGCATAAGGGTTTTTGTTATGTAAAATAGTCACACTAGAATGTGACGGGGCATTTTAGTAGCAATGCTGGGGACTGGCAGTGACAGTTTTACATGTGTTAATAACTGGGCTGGGTTATAAAGAATTTTGATGACTGCATAGGAGAAATATGTTAATTCAGTATATACATCACATTTTCCCAccggtcacaattgtgaccgaccataaaacacactttttcacctacttttccatgaaaatttaaaaaaattatgatCGATTATTTCAAAAGGTTACTAATGACACATGATTTAGATATTTTCATGTATGGGAAAAATTCGGGATTAAATGGGTTAAAGTGGGCAGCTATCCACAGGCTTTCAGCATAGCCGGAGAGATTCCTCATTTTCCAACCGGCCATATCCATTAAAGCACCTACAGAGAAGTTGTATTCCTACTCAAAGCACTCGGCAGGAGAGTGTTCTAGTCCATTTGAATGCTTTGACGTTTGTTTCAATGTATTTTAGAGATAAAACATCACAGTTGTTTGATAGAAAGTCTTAATGCTTTTGGCTTTCTGCTGGTTCAAAAATAAATTTGCCAAGAAAAAATAATAAGTTATTAATCATTTAGAGCAGAgacattttgaaaatgaaataaatgCATCTGTTTGGAAAAAAGCCTGAGTGGATTCTGCATCAAGGACTTTGAAGACATTGGATTTCATCAAAAACACATACAATATAAATGTCGAAATGGAAAACAAGAAAAGTCAGAAATGCTATCTATCTTTAAAATTTTAACCTCTGACAATTCGTAGCACTGAGCCCAATAACACAAAATATccaactgggcacagacgtcatttcaacATTTAGTTTTGATTTACCTTcgtttgagttgtcaactaatgtgaattcaacatgaaatcaacaaaaaaattcTCCATGTCagtggatttaggttaaaagttgggtaaaagatttttgttgttgaaatgatgtggaaacatcTTTGATTCAACCaatttttgcccagtgggatgctTCAGATGTGAACTATTTCCAAATGGCAATGGTGACAGACCACCATGACAGAACCTGATCCGACACCCTACATTTGTGCCTTATTTCTCTGAAAATTAAAGAACATATTCCTCCTTTCCTATAAGTGTCCTCTCTTATTCCCGCTATAATTTATCTTGCAGAGGCACACTATCTCCATCCTATGCAATTGGCTGAACTTTCACTTCATTTTACTCAATATCAGTGTATTAAGATCACCACAGG harbors:
- the LOC120063687 gene encoding piggyBac transposable element-derived protein 3-like; this translates as MLDLGDHPDKPCNIAVIPQNEKDAVLSDCDSDGSDMDYEGETGHLPARLLNAYAEPMQTDHDRNNVISDDDLPLTTPTPPSTTTPPPPPPSTVDNEEPTASTRQRVQSEEPRAKLQVVKNKDRVFKRSKRPATAVIPKHIVYSPNAAECVKQSCPNPMDVFLLMYPPTLREITIEMSNLYSTQTKDKQLYLSMDELLTFYGILITSGYSSVPRRHMYWSLDSDVHNESISDSMRRNRFDEIMASVHVVDNTKITDDPFFKVRPIFSELNQSYKVMPFQEWLSVNESMIRYYGRHGCKQFIRGKPIRFGYKLWSLASSSGYMYYMEPYGGSHTLLPETGLGQGPSVVLGLAEQSQVPQGCKFLHDNLFTSLALLDEMTKRGYGSSGTMRQNRLFDVPFKPQKDFMKLPRGTSEVLTQGDKLLVRWKDNNIVTVATNMEEKYSETSVKRWNKERRAFDKVPQPKCINRYNEHMGGVDLHDLQVSRYHISIRSKKWWWPIFAWSLNSALVNSHFFYRDVMGGTIDLLTFSRIVAQSLMQKFGTKPLSQGRRSLLAATVEDQARYDKASHWPINTMHRFQRCRHCDKRTTYACEKCKVPLHIECFKIYHGQ